One Polaribacter sp. SA4-12 genomic window carries:
- the dapF gene encoding diaminopimelate epimerase → MNLDFYKYQGTGNDFVMIDNRSKKFPKENTAIISKLCHRNFGVGADGVILIENDSTFDFKMIYFNADGSQTFCGNGGRCAVAFAKHLEIIDSKTKFIAVDGEHLAEIENGIVSLKMIDVDEIEVKENSVFAYTGTQHHVELVNSLDNFPVFEKGKEIRYSYSDPGSNVNFVEQINDSKFRVRTYEKGVENETLACGTGVTAVAIAMHKTGKTTSNLIALPVEGGDLEVSFTEKDGVYTNVYLKGPAQFVFSGKITI, encoded by the coding sequence ATGAATTTAGATTTTTACAAATACCAAGGAACCGGAAATGATTTTGTTATGATTGATAACAGATCAAAAAAATTCCCAAAAGAGAATACTGCTATTATTTCAAAACTTTGTCATAGAAATTTTGGTGTAGGTGCAGATGGTGTTATTTTAATTGAAAATGACTCAACTTTCGATTTTAAAATGATTTATTTTAATGCTGATGGAAGTCAGACTTTCTGTGGAAACGGAGGAAGATGTGCTGTCGCTTTTGCTAAACATTTAGAAATCATTGATTCTAAAACTAAATTTATTGCTGTTGATGGGGAACATTTAGCAGAAATAGAAAATGGAATTGTTTCTCTTAAAATGATAGATGTTGATGAAATTGAAGTGAAAGAGAATTCAGTTTTTGCATATACAGGCACTCAACATCATGTTGAATTGGTTAATAGTTTAGATAATTTTCCTGTTTTTGAAAAAGGGAAAGAAATAAGATATTCATATAGTGATCCTGGAAGTAATGTTAATTTTGTTGAACAAATAAACGATTCTAAATTTAGAGTTAGAACCTACGAAAAAGGAGTTGAAAACGAAACATTAGCTTGTGGAACAGGAGTTACAGCTGTTGCAATTGCAATGCATAAAACAGGAAAAACAACAAGTAACTTAATTGCATTACCTGTTGAAGGTGGAGATTTAGAAGTTTCTTTTACTGAAAAAGATGGAGTTTACACAAACGTATATTTAAAAGGTCCTGCACAATTTGTTTTTAGTGGAAAAATCACAATTTAA
- a CDS encoding TusE/DsrC/DsvC family sulfur relay protein produces MKEQLQKTDELTIQLNDEGYLTNFEQWTIEVGELIAEKHDIELTATHWDILSWIQEQFKAKKELTLEGIIETGIATTKDLEELFTKKPLKISTKIAGIPMPKNRL; encoded by the coding sequence ATGAAAGAACAACTACAAAAAACTGATGAATTAACTATTCAATTAAACGATGAAGGCTACTTAACAAACTTTGAACAATGGACTATTGAAGTTGGTGAACTCATTGCTGAGAAACATGATATTGAGTTAACTGCAACCCATTGGGATATTCTTTCTTGGATACAAGAGCAATTTAAGGCTAAAAAAGAACTAACGCTTGAAGGAATTATAGAAACAGGAATTGCTACTACTAAAGATCTAGAAGAGCTATTTACTAAGAAACCTTTAAAAATTTCAACTAAAATAGCAGGAATACCTATGCCTAAAAATAGGCTTTAA
- a CDS encoding glyceraldehyde-3-phosphate dehydrogenase encodes MATILNYEDEVLSQAQNRRATVEFITIVNDLWYDKSIELVLFRNPLVDKRASEVLNLISYAKEFVSKPISIQDALDIAKAIQQIDLPSSKLDIGKLAYECHLNPEKGADKVAFVKDKLKGATKSVDIQPKDVVLYGFGRIGRLLARELMTKMGKGSQLRLRAIVTRGEINQTVLEKRASLLSIDSVHGDFLGTVETDVENNALIINGTTVHMISAKQPEDIDYTKFGIKDALIIDNTGAFRDDVALKRHLVAKGASKVLLTAPGKGIPNIVHGVNHKEHNPDNVDIFSAASCTTNAITPILKVLEDNFGIKKGHLETIHAYTNDQNLVDNMHSKYRRGRAAALNMVITETGAGAAVAKAIPALKDKLTSNAIRVPVPNGSLAILNLQLRTMVSKERVNAIIKKYALEGDLVEQIKYSLDNELVSSDIIGSTAPSIFDSKATIADKETIVIYIWYDNEYGYSHQVMRLAKHIAKVRRFTYY; translated from the coding sequence ATGGCAACAATCTTAAATTACGAAGACGAAGTTTTATCACAAGCTCAAAACAGAAGAGCTACTGTAGAATTTATAACTATTGTAAATGATTTATGGTATGATAAATCTATAGAATTAGTTTTGTTTAGAAATCCTTTAGTAGATAAAAGAGCAAGTGAAGTTTTAAATTTAATAAGCTACGCAAAAGAATTTGTAAGTAAACCAATTTCTATTCAAGATGCGTTAGATATTGCAAAAGCAATTCAACAAATAGACTTACCATCTTCTAAATTAGATATTGGTAAACTGGCTTATGAATGTCATTTAAACCCTGAAAAAGGAGCAGATAAAGTTGCCTTTGTAAAAGATAAATTAAAAGGAGCAACAAAATCAGTAGATATTCAGCCAAAAGATGTTGTTTTATATGGTTTTGGTAGAATTGGTCGTTTATTGGCTAGAGAATTAATGACTAAAATGGGTAAAGGTTCTCAATTACGTTTAAGAGCAATTGTAACCCGTGGAGAAATTAATCAAACTGTTTTAGAAAAAAGAGCCTCTTTATTAAGTATAGATTCTGTGCATGGAGATTTTTTAGGAACCGTAGAAACAGATGTCGAAAACAATGCTTTAATTATAAACGGAACAACAGTACACATGATTTCTGCAAAACAACCAGAAGACATCGATTATACTAAATTCGGAATTAAAGACGCATTAATTATTGATAATACTGGGGCTTTTAGAGATGATGTTGCTTTAAAAAGACATTTAGTTGCAAAAGGCGCGAGTAAAGTTTTACTAACAGCTCCAGGAAAAGGAATTCCAAATATTGTTCATGGAGTAAATCATAAAGAACACAATCCAGATAATGTTGATATTTTTTCAGCAGCATCATGTACAACAAACGCAATTACACCAATTTTAAAAGTTTTAGAAGACAATTTCGGAATCAAAAAAGGACATTTAGAAACGATTCATGCATATACAAACGACCAAAATTTGGTAGACAATATGCATAGTAAATATAGAAGAGGTAGGGCTGCAGCTTTAAATATGGTAATTACAGAAACGGGTGCAGGAGCAGCAGTTGCAAAAGCAATACCAGCGTTAAAAGATAAATTAACATCAAATGCAATTAGAGTTCCTGTTCCAAATGGATCTTTAGCAATCTTAAATTTACAATTAAGAACAATGGTTTCTAAAGAACGTGTAAATGCTATTATAAAAAAGTACGCTTTAGAAGGCGATTTGGTTGAGCAAATTAAATACTCTTTAGATAACGAATTGGTTTCTTCAGACATTATAGGTTCTACAGCTCCATCAATTTTCGATAGCAAAGCAACAATTGCAGACAAAGAAACGATTGTAATTTATATTTGGTACGACAATGAATATGGTTATTCTCATCAAGTAATGCGTTTAGCAAAACATATTGCAAAAGTAAGAAGGTTTACCTATTATTAA
- a CDS encoding trypsin-like peptidase domain-containing protein yields MKKLFGLLGMAILGGAITLGGYKMLFNEEVIVERTISEPVETITANYNPALNKAKSFANSVDLTIAAENTVHAVVHVKNTAVRTQTNPADIFFGNRSNGRKYEQVGTGSGVIISQDGYIVTNNHVIDGATEIEITLNNRQKYKAKLIGTDKDNDIALLKIDSDVDLPYIPFANSDNIKIGEWVLAVGNPYNLTSTVTAGIVSAKGRDLEGNSAIDSFIQTDAAVNPGNSGGALVNTRGELVGINTAISSKTGSFVGYSFAVPSNIAKKVIDDLLEFGAVQEAILGINIDGSDNNIEGVKIGDLSKGSGAEKSGLKSGDVIKKVNNVKISKFSELRGQLTAKRPGEFVDITVDREGELITKSVKLSKKDVYVSKDLNILLKDLTKKEQKKYSISGGAKILRNGNKSLDYYGVKEGYIITEINKKPVLNASDAAKAIDASYGNGNPIYIEVINLEGERERYAFR; encoded by the coding sequence ATGAAAAAATTATTTGGTTTATTAGGAATGGCAATCTTAGGTGGAGCTATAACTTTAGGTGGGTATAAAATGCTTTTTAATGAAGAAGTAATTGTAGAAAGGACTATATCAGAACCAGTAGAAACGATTACAGCAAATTACAATCCTGCTTTAAATAAAGCGAAATCATTTGCAAACTCTGTAGATTTAACAATAGCTGCAGAAAATACGGTACATGCTGTAGTACACGTTAAAAATACTGCCGTTAGAACGCAAACTAATCCTGCTGATATTTTCTTTGGAAATAGAAGCAATGGAAGAAAGTATGAACAAGTGGGTACAGGAAGTGGTGTGATTATTTCTCAAGACGGATATATTGTAACCAACAATCACGTAATTGATGGAGCAACAGAAATTGAAATTACTTTAAACAACAGACAAAAATACAAAGCAAAGTTAATAGGTACAGATAAAGACAATGATATTGCCTTATTAAAAATTGATTCAGATGTAGATTTACCTTATATACCTTTTGCAAATTCAGACAATATTAAAATTGGAGAGTGGGTTTTGGCAGTTGGTAATCCTTATAACTTAACATCTACAGTAACTGCTGGTATTGTAAGTGCTAAAGGAAGAGATTTAGAAGGGAATTCTGCAATAGATTCTTTTATTCAAACGGATGCAGCTGTAAACCCAGGAAATAGTGGAGGAGCATTGGTAAACACAAGAGGAGAATTAGTTGGTATTAATACCGCTATTTCTTCTAAAACAGGTTCTTTTGTTGGGTATTCATTTGCAGTTCCTTCTAATATTGCTAAAAAAGTAATTGATGATTTATTAGAATTTGGTGCTGTACAAGAAGCTATTTTAGGAATCAATATAGATGGTTCTGACAATAATATTGAGGGAGTTAAAATAGGTGATTTATCTAAAGGAAGTGGAGCAGAGAAATCTGGTTTAAAATCTGGAGATGTTATAAAGAAAGTAAACAATGTTAAGATCTCTAAATTTTCTGAATTAAGAGGTCAACTAACAGCAAAAAGACCAGGAGAGTTTGTTGATATTACTGTAGATAGAGAAGGAGAATTGATTACTAAAAGTGTGAAATTAAGTAAAAAAGATGTTTATGTATCTAAAGATTTAAACATCCTTTTAAAGGATTTAACAAAAAAAGAACAGAAAAAATATAGCATTTCTGGTGGAGCTAAAATTCTTAGAAATGGTAATAAAAGTTTAGACTACTATGGTGTAAAAGAAGGTTATATTATTACCGAAATTAATAAAAAACCAGTTTTAAATGCAAGTGATGCTGCTAAAGCAATTGACGCTTCTTATGGTAATGGAAACCCTATTTATATTGAAGTAATTAATTTAGAAGGTGAAAGAGAGCGTTATGCTTTTAGATAA
- a CDS encoding GNAT family N-acetyltransferase, which translates to MQTLKGEHINLRALEPEDLDFLYQIENNEAFWEVSHTQTPFSKYILKQYLENAHLDIFEAKQLRLLIEEKSTKKQIGTIDLFDFNPSHKRAGIGILIHPEFQQNGFATEALSLLINYCFSILDVHQLFANITSDNSKSISLFTKHNFKKVGIKKDWILSEGKFKDEVLFQLIKD; encoded by the coding sequence ATGCAAACATTAAAAGGAGAACATATAAACTTACGAGCTTTAGAGCCCGAAGATCTAGATTTTCTATATCAAATAGAAAACAATGAAGCCTTTTGGGAAGTAAGTCATACTCAAACTCCGTTTTCTAAATACATTTTGAAACAATATTTAGAAAATGCACATTTAGATATTTTTGAAGCAAAACAATTACGTTTGTTAATTGAAGAAAAATCAACAAAAAAACAAATTGGTACGATTGATTTGTTTGATTTTAATCCTTCTCATAAAAGAGCAGGAATTGGTATTTTAATTCATCCTGAGTTTCAACAAAATGGTTTTGCTACTGAAGCATTATCTCTTTTAATCAATTATTGTTTTTCTATTTTAGATGTACATCAATTATTTGCAAATATTACTTCAGACAATTCTAAAAGTATATCACTTTTCACAAAACATAATTTCAAAAAAGTTGGCATAAAGAAAGATTGGATTTTATCCGAAGGAAAATTTAAGGATGAAGTTTTGTTTCAATTGATAAAAGACTAA